From the genome of Salvia splendens isolate huo1 chromosome 7, SspV2, whole genome shotgun sequence:
TTCAGGTACGCCACCGCCCCGTCGATTATCGACACCGGATTGCTCCCGTCTAGTCCCGGGATGATGCTCTCGAGCATCTTCAGCACCTCGCGGATTTTAACCTTCTTCCCGCTGTCGTCGTTGCTGGCACACCTCGACTCCATGTCGTTGTCGTGACTCTCCAGAGATGATTTCTCGTGCTTGCCGTCGAGCAGCTTTTGTCTTTTCGGCGCGGGGCTCGTTATTTCTTCTGTTAGTTCGTCGAGGCTGAGTGGCGGAGAGTGCTCCGTGCTAGTCGCTTCATCGTCGTCGTCACTGTCAGTGTCAGTATCGGAGTAGAGCAGAGCGTCGATGTCGTCACTATCTTCTTCATACGTCTCGCCCTCCTCTTCGGACAAATGGTTTTCGTCCCATTTTTCTTCGAACGAGGGATCCGCCAAGATGCGCAGATCGACATGAGCAGCTGCTTTGTCGAGCGGGACAGGAGTCTTGGAGGCGAACATCTTGTCGAGGGGCGAGAAGGAAGGACCCAAGAACAGTCTGGTGTGATTCTCGGACTGGTCGAAGATAAGGAATCTCCTCTGAGGAGCACCAACCGGCTGCTTATCAACAACCCCTAGGCCGCGGGGCAAGGCACACTGCGAGCCTTTCGGATAAGGCTCTCCGGTTGGACACGGAATATTGCACTGAGGCGGGCGAAACCCACCGAATGCATTCAAATCAGGAGCATACTGTCCTGGAAATGCAGCATTGGCAGTAGGCCACTGGTAAGAGGGAAAATGTGGCAAGCTGAGATTTCTATCGAGATGAGGCGTTGCCATATGATCGATATACGAAGAATTCCGAACAGCAAACTGCTGGCGCAGCTGAGACCCTCTGGCCGCGGCCATCCGGCCAAATGAGCTACCTGCCAATGCATCAAGCCTATAAACATACGAGAAGACGAACGAAATCGAGAAAATCAAGCACAAGAACaatcaagaaagaaaaacaTACCAGAATAGTGTAGTTCTACTTTAGTCCGGCAAGTAGATTACTTTCCAAAATGCAAAACAAAagaatgaaaacaaaaatatatctGCTAGATTGATTTTCGACAAACGGAAAACGGGAACAGGTCTACGTGACAGGTTTCAGCAAGTGACGGAAATATTCAGCCTGAACAACACAATTAAGGGCATAAATCAGATGCTCTTCAATTATAAGTAAAGAAACTTGAATTCGCAGCACAGACAACGAAAGTAAGCAGGGATTCGATAACGAACCTGGCAATTCTGTAGAGGTTGAAAGCATGCTATTACTCTAACTATAATGGTTGTTCTCCCAGCAATCCCACTCTCATGTTTAAGCGCCCTAAATCTCGTCTGGCTCGCTGCTTGGCACACCATAACTACGCTCGACTCTTGATGTATTTCACAAATCGGGGTAAACAACGAAACAGCTAATGACAAGAAAGTAGGCTAATGTATTCCACACGGGTTAAACAAAGAAACAGCGAGGGACAATAGATAAATGGAAGTAAAGCTGAAGTTGGACTAGAAATCCTACTTGATCAACAAACCAAACTCAAACAGAATCTAACAGCAACAAGAAGATGAGGGGCTTATGAAGATTGAATAAACCACAAGCAAATCTTATAGAATGTAGAAAAAACAAGAAGACAAAGGGAAGTGATTTGATCCCATCATGGATATAAGATTAAGCAAACAATGAGAATGTAAAAAAGGACTGTTTTCAGAACAAAACAACAAGTTATAGAATAACCCTGCAATACAAATTCAAAGAGATAACAAAGTGAATCCACCACTGCATACTGGTTTTTCCCCTTATATCCAAAGGTAATAAGATTGCCACCTGAAACAAGAGCGAAGCTTTTCAGACAAGACAAGTGAATGAAAATCCAAATTGGAAAGAATAAGAAATCTGTGACCTATCAGAATATAACAATACACAATTTAGTGTGTGTTTTAGAATCATGAAAAGTAGGGGATCTGGAAAAGGCAAGTAGAAAATCTGTAGTCCAACAATCCATGTTTCACTTTTCTCATCAGATCGAATCCAAAGCCCCCAACAGattatctttttctttatcttcTCCAGATCACAAAAGATTCGGCTGTCGAGCGTGCTTATTACTAAAACATTTTTTGAAAACCTCCCTCACACCACGCTTGATGAATAAAAAATTCATACAAACGTGACAAATACTAATTGTTCAACAGCAAAAAAATGAACCCACAAATAAAAATGCTCTCTTTATAAGTATGAACATAATTAACTTGATGAGAACCATTTTCAAACATAAAATTCCAAGTTAGTATGTTGATAATTCAGCAAGAAAAGGACCAAATACTCAAAAAAGGATCAAATTTTGTTCTGTGCCAAAAAAGAGGGAGAATTTGAAGACATAAAAAGAGTGTAACATAAAAACAGAAACAGAAGAAACTCAATTGAGGTAGAAAGAGGGAGGAGAGAATTGGGAGAACTTACAGATCCGGAGCAAGAAAGTGAGAGTGATGAAGTGAGAAAGAGGGAGAGAAAAGTGGAAGTGGTAAACAGTGGTTGGATAGCAGCTCAAACTCAGAGTAGCCACCAATTCAGGGATTGCTTGGATTATATAAACAGTTCAATGACCGTTATGCCCCTGCCACGGttggattttttaaaatttattttattaatcgtgcttaaattttaaaaagaaaatgataagttccttaaaacaaacacaaacaaaaaagtTTCTATTACTATTAACTAAGTGCTTTTTTGGTATATATTAGCGTGAAATAACTTATTTATAAGGACGTTAATCGGTGATTTTTGGGTCAATTCAATTTGGATTAGAGACTAATTGGGTTGAAATTTTATTGGTTATAAATTTTTAACTGTAACCATAAACGTTTTTATGGGATTATCATAATATGTTCTATCACTAAGCTAATAGCTCGTCGTGTGAGCCTCTCATTGTGTGGGTTCATTACTTAAAAAACGAGAGAAACATCATCATCTGAATATTCATGGTTGGATTAAGTCATTAAGTGAGCATTTTATTACCTGTCAGAAATGGATCATAGCAGAATTTCATTCTATATCGGCACCATTAGTATCAAATTTGGAAGGAATATTGATTGATTCTTTAGCAAAAAAAGAattcgatatatatatatatatatatatagaatacccatttataattttttgtaaCTCAATCGTAAATGATGAAGTCACAGAATATTTGACATTTTTGAACTTTGTATGCAACTCACTACAGGCTCGGGAAACAAAGTTAAAACAATATGacaaattgattttttaataaaattaataggtAATTATAATAATTAGATAATATCCTATACAGTTGACTAACTTGATGTGTAACTTAACATCTCATAATAATGAGAGAACCAATttaatcaaatcaaatgaaaaggtGAGGTCACCATTAACCAAAGTCCAAAACCGAGTGTCCCTTTCGGTGTGTGTGTCATCACGGACATTTGAAGGAATCAAATTCAATGATCtctaaacaaaatattaaatttagttaTAATATAGGATTATATCTCAGCATGTTAATTAGTAGCATTAATAATTAAAACTGTCGGATTAACGTTTTCTCCTTTTAATCGGTTAATACTCTCTCTTGTTTTGACTCAGTATGCTATTCCTTCACAATATAATTAATTGGaagtcacttttttttttttggaaacttttcGACATGAGTTGAGAGAATTTGAATTGGGGAAGAAAATGTGAAGAACACCACCAAATTATAAAGTTACACGTATTTGTTGAAGTAACTAGATAGGTCTAAACTAAGGCTATTTAGTCGTAATTAACCACTAAAATTGTTAATGCTACAGATAATAATGACACGCTATTTACAattagcacgttacacgtagcAAGGTAATTTGACGTATCATATTAATGTATAAAGTTATCTTGATATTGCACATACAATAAATGCCCAAGAATTAAGTAATCTCGACAACTTCAGTTGTGTGAGAAGCAAAGCAAGTGCAACTTTTAATATGCTAGCACTAAGTCAGTTTAAAACGAAACATAAAGCAAAATATTTGTCTACATAATTGCGTAGGATTAGGCCCACTTTTCACAGCAGTGGAGTCTTGATGCTCAAAATACTAATTAGAAAAGGAAATATTTGTATTTTCTAGGAGTATTTCATTTAAACGTCTTTATTTATGTGCACTTCTATTATCGGATAAATATTATTGCATACACCTTATGTAAAAACCTCTGCGATTTTTCAGCCATGAATCTTGAGTAGGCTACACCTTAATTCGAGATATAGTTTATTAAAAACTTAGATTAAAAATTCTTGTATATTCAAAAACATTTGCTTGTACCTGTCCAATTTTTAATTGGTATGTTTAATCCAAGTAAATTAGGTATTAAACTAATCATGACCAATGGtcaatccaagaaatgaaagtCAAGAGATCCAACACAGTGAAAAAGGCTGAGGAACAGAATTGACAGTCGTTACTAACAATGGATGGTGCACGGAACAGAATTGACAGTCGTTACTAACAATGGATGGTGTACGATGAAAGGAAGTGAACCCCAAACTAAGAAGAATCATCGTCAACTCCAGATACCAAATTTAATTAAGTTCTCCAGCTCTCGTAAACCAAGGTGGAATAGATCGACCCCAACCTCCCTTGGGAAGGTAAAAAGAACTTACAGGATTATATGAAGCCCATTAtagtttaaaaaattgtttctCAAGCGTCataattgagaaaaagaaattaCATAAAACGCGTGAGACAAATGAGTAGCACTTTTAGTTTTAAAAGCAGGCACTCTCATAACTAAAACTcgcacattaaaaaaaaagctATTACTTGTATCGATATAACATCCATCTGGAAACAAAAGTATAATGTTTAAAATAGTGGTTAGTCATGTCATAAAAATCTACTACTGGTATATATTCAAACTAAACAAATTGATGGAAAGAGAAGGGAAAATCATGGCTACGAAATAGCCGAGATAGATATAATCATATACTCATATACCACAATCGACACACAGCGCAACCATGGGACATATTTTTCGCACTCAAGAATCACTTTGTGAAAGTCTGAAACCAGCCATAAGACAAATGTGAAACTGTAAATCCCAATGTCGATGAGGAATGCTCATGGTTCAAGGTTTATTCATGCATAATATAAGTAGCAAAGCATCCAAGTAGAACATGTTTGATAAGCATTAATATATGCTATGTTTTCTTCCACAACATAGATTAAGAAGTGTGATTTACTCGATGCTGAGAACTTCGATCTCAAAAACCAGAACTGAGTTCGGCTGAATGCCCCATGCTGGGAATCCACCACTGCCATACGCGTAGTCAGGAGAGCACTGCAGGATTAAAACCACAAAATCATTAACAAAATACTAGAGAAAAAGATAATTAACTTTGAAGCAAAGATAACAAAACATCAAGAGCAATTATAATTCTAGTTTGGTTTCTGGAATACTACAAGAAATTACTATCAGAAGCAGCAGTTCTTGAACGTAATTGATTGGCTAAACAACAACCTAAATGGAgtaaaaattatactagtactacttatAATGCAAGAACAACAACTATAGAACGTTTCCATACTTTCAGTTTAGCAATTTCTCCCAACTGCATTCCCAGCACTCCTTCATCCCATCCTGCAATAGAGGCAAAGTGTTACGTTAATAACTAAAAGCCAATAAAAAAACATCAGCATAACACATTCACAATCATGAGATACAGCACATTCAAGTGACATAAGCAATCATACATCAAAGGTTTCTCAATATTCCATCTGAATCATATTCAGGTAGCTCTCATCAAATCAAAAAGATGTTTATATTGATTGATTATTTCTTAAGGTGAAAATTTGGTTCTTTGATcatcaaaaattcaaaatagtgGTGAAGGAAGCTACAAGTCTTCAACCATAGGCAATAATGGGAATAAAAGCACAATATAGAAGAACGTGTAGCAAATCATGGTGTCGATTACATGGAACTTCACCACAACTCATGTTTGCCAGCTAATTACCCAAGCAAACTCAAGTAACTAATAAATTAAGATTGTGCATATCATCATCTTTCAGGAACTGGTGATATTCACAGGTACAAGAACTCCAACACTCTATTCTTCCTTGCTTTTATCCACTCGTACAGTATTTATTCTTCATATGAGCATACAGTAAACATTTCCTACCATAACAAATCTGTAGCCAAATGAATGATAAAAAAACTTTCACCAAAATAATGGCACAGCAAAATGACTATTCAACGACACACATAGTACAAAACTCAATTACCGAAACACCAAACTCAATCATTGCCGATTTCAACTGCGCTAAACTAATTCACCGTTGGATCTCATGATCAATTACACAATTCAGCCAAAACACACACAGTCagcttaaataaaaaaatgaaagccaaaattcaaccaaaattcgttgaggaaaaataaaaataccttTAATAACATTGCCTTTCCCAATCTGAAAAGTGAAAGGCTTCTGCCCTGCATCCTTGGTGCTATTCCCCCAAATTCACGCAAAAGTAAGGTCAAATACATCAATCACGGTTCTTCTTTAATCGATAAGCATGAGAAAGAAAAAAGGTACCTCCAGAACTTTAGGTTGAGATCTCGGTTTTTGCCAAAACCGGTGCAGTGAACGGTGACGGTTTGGCCGGGTGTGGGCTTGGGGCCATTGCCTTGCCTGATCAATTCCTTGTCAATTCCCATAGCTGAGATTGGTGAGGAAGATTGCTGCAGTTTCGACCCCTTTTGGCTTTATCTAGGGTTTTGCTTTTCACTGTTTAGTGTAACGAATGTGTTGTCATATTTCTTAAccattaaaaattttattctctttttttttacttttacaaATAATATACTCTCAAAAGTAGGGTTGCACTATTCTCCTTTTCCACtctaagatccttttctcttcttaataatagccattagatCCATCCAATCAACGGACCACGTTAATCCTAATTAATTATTTCCGCGTTGCATTATAGCTCCTTTCGTTGTGCATTATGGGGGTAATTTAGTAAAGTCCCTAAATTGGAACCGCCTTTTGTTTTGGGATGTGCGGATGTCACGGGATTTGCAATCTTCCACTCTTCAGTTTTCTCCCATTTACTCCAGCCGACTCCTCAACTCTCCCACTCCTTCCCCTCTCTCAACCCTACTTACATCCGCCACATTTCGAATTCCACAGCCTCCGCCATCGATTTGCGTCGATTCCACTCCACCGCAGTTACCGCTGCCACAAAATCGACCGGCGTTGTCGTGTTTGCACGCCATATTCAACAAATCGAGCAGGTAAGCATTATGAAATCAGTCAACTAAGCGTATGCCTAGACTTTAGGATATCGTTTTTACCCAGGTAATCGTCTAGGGTTTTCTCTGATTATGAGTCCGCGACATTGTGTTGGGTTTACCACGTCTCGGTGCAAGTATCTTATTTATTTCGGTTTATTCCAgatcaaaaatgacaaaaagaggTCGTCCCCGCGCGCAAGCATCGCAGGAAGCAGGTAAATTGCACTCGTTGGTTGTGCATTTCAGTAGTATGAATGCGAATAGCCTTATTTAGATGTCTAGTTTAATTACGTGCTGTACAACTAGCATTTTAGGGGTATTGTGATGTCCAGTGCTCAAGAGTATATACATGTATTGTTTATTAggattagtgcattatgtatatgGTTGGATATTCATTGAATGTTTTGAATTGTGCATTATGTAGAGTAGGTAGTGTGTTGCAGAATGCATTATGGAAGAATTCCGTGTGCATTTTTTAGGCCcgacagtgcattatgtatcattaTGTATGCATTATGTTGCTTTTAACATTGGTCATTGGTTGTATTGGTTTGTTGCCTCAGATTTTTACAGAGGAAtctgattgatgatttgttacttttatatattatatggttTGATTAGTGCATTATGTCTATACTGAAACCGTCATTATGTGCAGAAAAGTATGCAATATGTATGgtgttgtgtgttttagtgACTACAATCAGTAAATAgtacatatgtgcattttttagtTTGTACTGTGCATTATTGAACATGatgtatgcattatgtttactaaaTTATGCATTACTAAGCGTATTGGGTGTGTACTAATATTTACCCAGTCAGGATGAGTGGTATTCATTATGTGCAGTAAATTATGCAATATGTAGGgtgttgtgtgttttagtgACTAAACTCAGGAAAGAGTACATATATGCATTTTTTAGTATAGACTGTGCATTATGGAACataatttatgcattatgtttactaaaTTATGCATTACTAAGGGTATTGGGTTTGTTGTAATAGCTGCCCAGTTAGTATGaaagtttttttattatgttgtgtTGGTACTGCATTGTGAATCAGTAATAGtgcatttttttgtagtattgtgtgcattatatgagtggtattatttatattgtttaatgcattttttgtgtaacacatgtgcatttttgtgtttagacaatgcattatgagtaatttttaatgcattatgaggttgtattatgcattatttcatATGATAGATGCATTAATCTGTAAAAAGCTAGCAGCATTATTTATTCTGATTTATTGATAATGTTTTGATGTTTTACTTTGTTTgttccatatcagagaagcgGCTAAGATCAGACATTGACGATGCAGTTGACGAGAATTGTGGTTTGGAGTGAGTTTTGGTTCGGCTATAGGGAGATCTTGGTTAATGGGTAAACTGATATTCGGATAGATGTTTCAATTTAAAACTGTACTTTTTCGCAACTTAATAAGTGCGTTTGGATATTAGCTAATGATTTAGATTTGGGTAAATTGTTCGTATTCAGCATTATAGATTGTGCATTGTGTTTTACAATCTGTGCATTACTCCTTTATCGactgtcattatttgcaatgtaGTGTTCGTTACGATAATAATTGTGTATATGCAAAGTCTGAGCATTATGTGTAATTATATCGTCATTATTTACAgttaattatgcattataagaaGTATGCATGATAAATTTAAAGTGGATATAAACGTTGTTCAGGGGTGCATGGTTTATTTCAACTGGATATAAATTCAACATTAGATaaattagtgcattatttgattaaaacgttgcattatttaccaagaaattatcattatttaaaattttgtattgaaTAAGACGTATCAACGGGCTGCATtatttattccaataagtgaattttctaatttaatcgTTTTGCCAGAATTCAGGGGTCCATGGAATATTAAAATCGGATATCAATTCTGCAATAgacattttagtgcattattttactaaaacgttgcattatgacctagaaaaaaaaattgggaacaaacaaaataattcatcagAACACAACTGATACAAAGTTGACttgtttaaataaaaatcaaacgTTGCATTATGACAGATATAAAGTTCgaataacaataacaaaaacATGACCTAGTGCAAGACACAAGATGTTGCTAtatgtacgtactataccctagcccctaatcttattaaaccctggggggaaacaagaaacgtgt
Proteins encoded in this window:
- the LOC121742164 gene encoding transcription factor bHLH143-like; translated protein: MAAARGSQLRQQFAVRNSSYIDHMATPHLDRNLSLPHFPSYQWPTANAAFPGQYAPDLNAFGGFRPPQCNIPCPTGEPYPKGSQCALPRGLGVVDKQPVGAPQRRFLIFDQSENHTRLFLGPSFSPLDKMFASKTPVPLDKAAAHVDLRILADPSFEEKWDENHLSEEEGETYEEDSDDIDALLYSDTDTDSDDDDEATSTEHSPPLSLDELTEEITSPAPKRQKLLDGKHEKSSLESHDNDMESRCASNDDSGKKVKIREVLKMLESIIPGLDGSNPVSIIDGAVAYLKAMKSSLGGA
- the LOC121741129 gene encoding peptidyl-prolyl cis-trans isomerase FKBP12-like, coding for MGIDKELIRQGNGPKPTPGQTVTVHCTGFGKNRDLNLKFWSTKDAGQKPFTFQIGKGNVIKGWDEGVLGMQLGEIAKLKCSPDYAYGSGGFPAWGIQPNSVLVFEIEVLSIE
- the LOC121741128 gene encoding uncharacterized protein LOC121741128, producing MSRDLQSSTLQFSPIYSSRLLNSPTPSPLSTLLTSATFRIPQPPPSICVDSTPPQLPLPQNRPALSCLHAIFNKSSRSKMTKRGRPRAQASQEAEKRLRSDIDDAVDENCGLE